The sequence GCAGAAGATTCACGGCGGCCAGAGTTTCAATGTCGAAGGCAACGCCAAGTTCCAGGTCCGCGTCAAAAGCATCACGGACTACTGCTGCACCTACCTCGACGCGTAACGGCGCTCAGGCGCAGTAATCGGCGAGCAGCCCGCGCTTCACACTCTCATAGGCGGATTCCCCCGCCAGTTTTTTCACGATTTCAAGCCCGAAACAGATCGCCGTCCCGGGCCCGCGTGACGTCATGACGTTCGCGTCTTCCACGACTGCGGCGCGATCGCCCTGGAACCCCTCCGTACGGATCTCTTTCTCCACGCCGGGATAGGCCGTATAGTTCGGTTTGAGCACACCGGCGGCATTGAGCGCGATCGGGGCGGCACAGATAGCGCCGATCGGTTTACCCTTGGCATCCATCGCCGCCAGCAGCGACTGGACGCCGGCATGTTCTGCCAGA is a genomic window of Sulfurimonas sp. HSL1-2 containing:
- a CDS encoding DJ-1 family glyoxalase III is translated as MPKKVLVPLAEGFEEIEAVAVIDVLRRGGLDVLVRSLDDALEVEGAHGLVIKAETAIGELGADDIDMIVLPGGGGGTKRLAEHAGVQSLLAAMDAKGKPIGAICAAPIALNAAGVLKPNYTAYPGVEKEIRTEGFQGDRAAVVEDANVMTSRGPGTAICFGLEIVKKLAGESAYESVKRGLLADYCA